GATTCCATAATTGATCGGATTGATTATGTGAACAGGTAAGGCTTGCTGCTGCAGGGAAAATAGCTCCGTTGTGCTGTAGCCGGTGATGGCGTCCGCTTTGCCGCCGCTGAAAGCAGCCAGGTCCCAATTATGCGAAAGTAAGGTTACCTGGTTGGAATCAATCCCTTCGTTATTAAGCATCGCCAGGATGTCGGTGCTCTGCTCAGGCACCAGCATAATCCGTTTGTATTTCAGGTCATGCGGAGAAAGGATGCCTGCATCCTGGCGGCTGATTAAAATCTGGGGTGAATGCTGAAAAATGGCGGCGATTACTTTTATTGGGGCGCCCCTATCACGGGCAAGCAGGAGTGACGTATTATCGACGCCGAAAGCGGCGTGCCCCGCGACTACTTCCTGCACCGGATTGATGCCCGGATAGCCTTCTTTTAATAGAACCTCCAAGCCCTCTTCCCGGTAAAAGCCTTTTTCGATGGCGGCATAGTAGCCGGCGAATTGAAACTGATGGGTCCATTTTAATTGTAAAGTTACCGTTTCGGCATGGCTAGTGCAAGGCAGGAAGATCGTAATACATAATGTGCTAAGAAATAATAGCGGCTTAAATAAGGCGGACACTGATAAAACCTCCAGGAAAGTAAAGTGGAAAAGAAAAGGGATGTTGCAGAATCTTGGTTTTATTGCCAAATTGCGTCAATTGTGATATTCGCTACCGTTCTCAGGCTACCCTTTAAAAAAAGCTGAAGTATTTACAGATTCTTTAGAAAAATTTATTCTCTCCATGCCTTTGCGCCGGTATAGGGCCGGACAGTATCTTTTAGGATAGTAACCCACTAATTGGTAAGTTCTTGTTAAGCGGCTTGTCAGCAGGTACTATTATAATAGCAACATATAAGGAGGAACAACATGGAAACTGTAAAGCAATGGCATCAGGCGGCTGTCGGCCAGCGGGTTGTGGCGGCGCTGCAGAAAAATGATTTTGACGCCCGGTATGTGGCTACCTTGGCGGAGGCGGCCGATTTCATCATGGAGCAGGTAAGTCCAGGTATGAAGGTGGGATTCGGCGGCTCGATGACTATCAAGGACATGGGCATACAGGATAAGGTGCAGGCTGCCGGCGGCACGGTACTGGATCATGGCACACCGGAGCTGACACGGGAGGAAAGGGTGGCAGTGGCCAGAGAGGAATTGCTTAGCGACCTCTATCTGTGCAGCAGCAATGCGGTTACCTTAGACGGCAGGCTGGTGAACATCGACGGGATGGGAAACCGGGTGAGTGCGCTCAGCTTTGGTCCGAAAAAAGTGATCGTGGTGCTGGGCATCAATAAAGTATGCCAGGATGAAGCGGCAGCTTTTGAACGGCTGGAGACTATTGCTTCGCCCATGAACAACAAACGGCTGGACATCCCCAATCCCTGCACTAAAACCGGGATTTGCATGGACTGTCAGGGGCCCACTCGTATTTGCCGGGTTTATTCGGTCATCAGAAGAAAACCGGTGGCAACGGATATGACAGTGGTCATAGTGGGCGAAAACGGCGGTTATTAATTTAGGGAATCACTGATCACACTGCGCAGCCAGGCGGATCTTTTTCCACCTGACTGCGTCTGCAAAACCTTGAAATAGGAACCGCTATTTCAAGGTTTTATTTTCTTGCCAGCCGAAAAAATTTCTCGCCAGGCTGGCAGGCTCATTACATCAGCGGTTCCCTCGGTAATATAATCCCCTGTGAAAAACCAGCCATTTGGTTTTCCGCAGGGGATTTTGCTTGCCCGGAAGCTAACTCTGCCGCTCATGGTAATGAATGAACCGGATAAGTGAGGTAAACAGCTCGCCGGCTTTTACGGTGGGCTAAGGGGATTACCATAATTTAAATAATAGACAGATTGGATGAATTTTGATAAAGTGTAATTAAGGACAAGTG
The sequence above is a segment of the Propionispora hippei DSM 15287 genome. Coding sequences within it:
- a CDS encoding lactate utilization protein; translated protein: METVKQWHQAAVGQRVVAALQKNDFDARYVATLAEAADFIMEQVSPGMKVGFGGSMTIKDMGIQDKVQAAGGTVLDHGTPELTREERVAVAREELLSDLYLCSSNAVTLDGRLVNIDGMGNRVSALSFGPKKVIVVLGINKVCQDEAAAFERLETIASPMNNKRLDIPNPCTKTGICMDCQGPTRICRVYSVIRRKPVATDMTVVIVGENGGY